From the Pedobacter cryoconitis genome, one window contains:
- a CDS encoding Rid family hydrolase: MKKLLFLILFIYSFPIMAQQRDNPVQALPYSKVKPAKDFVFLSGQVGINSATGQLVTSSFEAEVHQVMKNIGSLLHEQGLAYSDLVNVTIYLKSMDNYPITNQVYRSYFTGDFPARVCIAVTDLPAKANIEIASTAWSHTNSSAENKQLIRRFLERVRSGKNPDHAGLYMADTLLAHQMNAEGETSVKRTPQDYAEHVKEFLTLYGNFHFEITEIIAEDDRVYARWKQTGKHLATIDGRPATGKPLIEIASAVYKVENGKIKEYWIQIDRLGLEKQL; encoded by the coding sequence ATGAAAAAATTACTATTTCTCATCTTGTTTATTTATTCTTTCCCTATTATGGCACAACAAAGAGATAACCCGGTTCAGGCATTACCGTACAGCAAAGTGAAGCCGGCTAAAGATTTTGTTTTTCTGTCCGGACAAGTAGGTATCAATAGTGCTACCGGACAATTAGTAACCAGTAGTTTCGAAGCTGAAGTACATCAGGTGATGAAAAATATTGGAAGTTTACTTCATGAACAGGGATTAGCTTATAGTGATTTGGTGAATGTTACTATTTATTTGAAAAGCATGGATAACTATCCTATAACTAATCAAGTATACCGGAGCTATTTTACAGGAGATTTTCCAGCCAGGGTCTGTATTGCTGTGACTGATCTTCCTGCGAAAGCAAATATCGAAATTGCCTCTACGGCATGGAGTCACACTAATTCCTCCGCTGAAAACAAGCAGTTGATCAGGCGGTTCCTGGAACGAGTACGCTCGGGCAAGAATCCTGACCATGCCGGATTATATATGGCAGATACCTTGTTAGCGCATCAAATGAATGCAGAAGGAGAAACATCAGTCAAAAGAACACCTCAGGATTATGCAGAACATGTAAAAGAATTTCTGACCTTATACGGAAATTTTCATTTTGAAATTACTGAAATCATCGCAGAAGATGACCGCGTTTATGCCAGGTGGAAACAAACGGGGAAACATTTGGCGACAATTGATGGACGCCCGGCAACAGGGAAACCACTAATTGAAATTGCGAGTGCAGTTTACAAGGTCGAAAACGGAAAGATTAAGGAGTATTGGATTCAGATTGACAGGCTCGGGCTTGAAAAACAATTATAA
- a CDS encoding methyltransferase domain-containing protein: MAWNPDVYNKFKQERFGPFYDLIQLIKVKPALKVIDLGCGTGELTRKLADALPGSTVLGIDSSQEMLNDAAEFQNEQVSFKKRSIEEQVATGEKYDLIFSNAAIQWLGDHENLYPKIISCVKPGGQLVVQVPSNHRHFTHTSLIDIATTPPFAAALNGFIRVSPVLDIQKYGQLFFEHGGTDITVYEKIYPHILKDADALLEWVSGTAMIPYIEKLPEEIKQSFIATYKERVRKEFKKSPVFYPFKRTIMAATF, encoded by the coding sequence ATGGCATGGAATCCGGATGTTTACAACAAGTTCAAACAAGAACGCTTTGGCCCTTTTTACGATTTAATCCAATTGATAAAAGTTAAGCCAGCTTTAAAAGTTATAGATCTGGGCTGTGGAACCGGAGAACTGACAAGGAAACTCGCAGATGCCTTACCCGGATCCACAGTTCTTGGAATAGACTCTTCGCAAGAGATGCTTAATGATGCCGCAGAATTTCAAAATGAACAGGTAAGCTTTAAGAAAAGGTCTATCGAAGAACAGGTTGCCACAGGGGAAAAATATGACCTGATCTTTTCTAATGCAGCTATACAATGGTTAGGTGATCATGAAAATTTGTATCCAAAAATCATTTCCTGTGTTAAACCAGGCGGGCAGCTCGTGGTGCAGGTCCCTTCCAACCATAGGCATTTCACCCATACCAGCCTGATAGATATCGCTACAACACCTCCTTTTGCCGCAGCATTAAATGGCTTTATCCGGGTTTCCCCCGTGCTGGATATCCAGAAATATGGTCAGCTATTTTTCGAACATGGAGGGACAGATATCACTGTTTATGAAAAGATATATCCGCATATATTAAAAGATGCAGATGCCTTGCTGGAATGGGTGTCAGGAACAGCCATGATTCCATATATTGAGAAGCTGCCAGAAGAGATCAAACAAAGCTTTATTGCAACTTATAAGGAAAGAGTAAGAAAAGAATTTAAAAAATCTCCCGTATTTTATCCTTTTAAGCGAACAATTATGGCCGCAACCTTTTAG
- a CDS encoding alkene reductase encodes MSLFENYSGKGLELKNRVVMAPMTRARNPNGIPNDLNALYYQQRTGAGLIITEGTAISPTSMGVLHVPGLFTKEQVEGWKLVTKAVHAEDTKIFTQLWHVGRVSHVSNQPDRQAPVGASAKQAAESSAWGYDEQGKESFVIASKPHPLTNGEVKQVVKDFANAAANAVEAGFDGVELHGANGYLIEQFLNPFINDRTDEYGGSIVNRSRFLLEAIDASIAEIGAEKVAIRLTPYGGLHELPHYDEIEETYAYLASELGKRGIVYIHLMDQKSRGSFALPDGFLKRFRANFNGIIILAGGMDKELSEKYIAEGLIDLAAFGEAFIANPDLTDRLKYGYELALPNRDLHYGGAAHGYTDYPVYAGNS; translated from the coding sequence ATGAGCTTATTTGAAAATTATTCAGGCAAAGGACTTGAACTCAAAAACAGAGTAGTTATGGCACCAATGACCCGTGCCCGTAACCCAAATGGCATTCCAAATGATTTGAATGCTTTATACTATCAGCAAAGAACAGGTGCTGGTTTAATCATCACGGAAGGAACAGCGATTTCTCCAACTTCAATGGGGGTGTTACATGTGCCTGGATTGTTTACTAAAGAACAAGTAGAAGGCTGGAAATTAGTAACCAAAGCTGTACATGCTGAAGACACAAAAATTTTCACCCAGCTTTGGCACGTTGGCCGCGTTTCACATGTTTCTAATCAGCCGGACCGGCAAGCTCCGGTTGGTGCTTCTGCTAAACAAGCTGCTGAATCGAGTGCGTGGGGGTATGACGAACAGGGGAAAGAGAGTTTTGTAATTGCCTCTAAACCTCATCCATTAACAAACGGGGAAGTGAAACAGGTGGTTAAAGATTTTGCTAACGCGGCTGCAAATGCTGTAGAAGCAGGCTTTGACGGCGTAGAACTTCATGGTGCAAATGGATATTTGATCGAACAATTTTTGAATCCTTTCATTAATGATAGAACAGATGAATATGGTGGTTCTATAGTAAACAGGAGCAGATTTTTATTAGAGGCTATTGATGCAAGTATTGCCGAAATTGGTGCTGAAAAGGTGGCGATCAGGTTAACCCCTTATGGTGGCTTACATGAATTACCGCATTACGATGAAATAGAGGAGACTTATGCTTACCTGGCTTCAGAACTTGGGAAACGTGGAATCGTTTATATTCACCTGATGGATCAGAAAAGCCGTGGCAGTTTTGCCTTGCCAGATGGGTTTTTAAAACGCTTCAGAGCAAATTTCAACGGAATTATTATCCTGGCAGGAGGGATGGATAAGGAGCTTTCTGAAAAATATATAGCGGAAGGTTTGATTGATCTGGCTGCTTTTGGGGAAGCATTTATTGCTAATCCTGATTTAACAGACAGGTTAAAGTATGGTTATGAACTTGCTTTACCAAACCGTGATTTACATTATGGTGGTGCAGCGCATGGTTATACTGATTATCCTGTTTATGCTGGAAACAGTTAA
- a CDS encoding DUF4269 domain-containing protein: protein MKFDSISYLATGNARQQNAYAVLQDHLILEMLQAYDPILVGTVPIAIDISSSDLDIICCYQDKPEFKNLLVESFSDFKAFNLEEKVINGQEVVLAKLIADNWEIEIFGQTLPTREQAGYRHMVIEDKLLMEHGESFREEIIELKKQGYKTEPAFAHLLKLTGDPYLELLKL, encoded by the coding sequence ATGAAATTTGATTCCATCTCTTATCTGGCAACTGGTAATGCACGGCAGCAAAATGCTTATGCGGTACTTCAAGATCATTTGATACTGGAAATGCTTCAGGCTTATGATCCTATACTGGTCGGAACTGTTCCCATTGCGATAGATATCAGCAGTAGTGATCTTGATATTATCTGTTGTTATCAGGATAAACCAGAATTTAAGAATTTACTAGTTGAATCTTTTTCAGACTTCAAAGCTTTCAATCTGGAAGAAAAAGTGATCAATGGCCAGGAAGTGGTTCTGGCGAAGCTGATTGCTGATAACTGGGAAATTGAAATATTTGGACAAACATTACCTACACGAGAACAGGCAGGTTACAGGCACATGGTCATTGAAGATAAATTGCTGATGGAACATGGTGAATCATTCAGGGAAGAAATCATCGAACTCAAAAAACAAGGTTATAAAACAGAACCTGCCTTTGCCCATTTATTAAAGCTGACTGGTGATCCCTACCTTGAACTATTGAAACTCTGA
- the mgtE gene encoding magnesium transporter — MNLPFKEARKKIIGGDFSGLFKPSHQTGYIHPSEVAQLFISIPADKAIDAYNSFNAEQQLNVLPYLDVQLQKKIIKSISKDSAFYILNHLKSDDRTIFYSASKGMELSRFLEYLNTENRNEVANLLGYSAKSVARIINTDVATVSPEMTIAEATEHLRLHHKDTEAANVIYVVDDQDRLIDDVPVRRLVLNERSKKIMDIVDGFCITLKINETKEDAVQKFKEYDRVVLPVINDDHILLGVVTIDDVMDVAEQKATAEIQKFGGIEELDFPYVKTPFFSLLKKRAGWLIVLFLGEMLTATAMGYFDGEISKAVVLALFVPLIISSGGNSGSQAATLIIRAMALKELNLKDWWYVMRREILSGLVLGIILGAIGFIRIAIWQNLHWYNYGVHWFLLAVTIFFSLIGIVMWGTLSGSMVPMVLKKCKIDPATSSAPFVATLVDVTGLVIYFSIAAIFLKGTLL; from the coding sequence ACCCTTCAGAGGTTGCGCAGCTCTTTATTTCTATTCCCGCAGATAAGGCAATCGATGCCTACAATTCCTTCAATGCTGAGCAACAATTGAATGTCTTACCTTATTTGGATGTACAACTTCAAAAGAAGATTATTAAGAGTATCTCAAAAGATAGTGCATTTTATATTCTTAATCACCTGAAATCAGATGACAGGACTATCTTTTATTCTGCTTCTAAAGGAATGGAACTCTCCCGTTTTCTCGAATATTTAAATACTGAAAACAGGAATGAAGTCGCAAATTTATTAGGTTATTCTGCGAAAAGCGTTGCCCGTATTATTAATACAGATGTAGCTACCGTAAGTCCGGAAATGACTATTGCAGAAGCCACAGAACATTTACGTTTACATCATAAAGATACCGAAGCAGCTAATGTTATTTATGTAGTTGATGATCAGGATCGGTTAATTGATGATGTTCCTGTTCGCAGACTGGTTTTAAATGAGCGCTCTAAAAAGATCATGGACATTGTAGATGGGTTTTGTATCACTTTAAAAATTAATGAAACTAAAGAGGATGCGGTGCAGAAATTTAAAGAATATGACCGGGTTGTATTGCCTGTAATTAACGATGACCATATTTTACTCGGGGTAGTGACTATAGATGATGTGATGGATGTAGCCGAACAAAAGGCTACCGCAGAGATCCAGAAATTCGGAGGGATTGAAGAACTGGATTTTCCTTATGTAAAAACACCCTTCTTCTCTTTGCTTAAAAAGAGGGCGGGATGGTTGATTGTCCTGTTTTTGGGAGAAATGTTAACTGCTACGGCCATGGGATATTTTGATGGAGAAATTTCAAAAGCTGTAGTACTGGCTTTATTTGTTCCTTTAATTATTTCCAGCGGGGGAAATAGCGGATCTCAGGCAGCTACTTTGATTATCAGGGCAATGGCTTTGAAAGAATTGAACCTGAAAGACTGGTGGTATGTGATGCGGCGGGAAATTTTATCAGGATTGGTTTTAGGGATTATATTAGGGGCGATAGGTTTCATCCGGATTGCTATATGGCAGAATCTGCATTGGTATAATTATGGGGTGCATTGGTTTTTACTGGCCGTAACGATCTTTTTCTCCTTAATCGGGATCGTGATGTGGGGCACACTGAGTGGCTCTATGGTTCCTATGGTACTTAAAAAATGTAAGATTGATCCGGCAACGTCTTCTGCACCTTTCGTTGCTACATTAGTGGACGTTACAGGGCTGGTAATTTATTTTAGCATTGCAGCAATCTTTTTGAAAGGAACTTTGTTATAG
- a CDS encoding LysR family transcriptional regulator, producing the protein MDLRHLNYFLVLAEELHFGRAAARLHISQPPLSRMIQLIENDLGVLLFERTKRSVILTPAGEDFLQDARQMILQMQTVKKRLAIYGQGETGTLRIGYVGAVMHSKLPLLLAEFAKSLPHINLQFEELPNHKLVHELNNGTLDAAFVRTWLHPEKLEEKLILSEKFVAVLPIAHSLAAKNKISVKELVNEQFITFTRECGPTIFDSFLVLCSNAGFTPQISHHASQLNSVLRLVESGFGISLLPEHVEKGYALQLKFIPLENTEETVPLIMLNRKENPNPALLHLQNYLAKSSSKENKIAGK; encoded by the coding sequence ATGGACTTAAGGCACTTGAATTATTTTCTGGTTTTAGCAGAAGAATTACATTTTGGAAGGGCAGCAGCGAGGTTACATATTTCTCAGCCCCCATTGAGCAGAATGATCCAGCTGATAGAAAATGATCTGGGCGTATTGCTTTTCGAACGGACTAAACGAAGTGTCATACTCACCCCTGCCGGAGAAGACTTTTTACAAGATGCCAGGCAAATGATTTTACAGATGCAAACTGTAAAAAAACGACTGGCCATATATGGGCAGGGAGAAACGGGTACATTAAGAATTGGTTATGTAGGGGCAGTTATGCATAGCAAACTTCCTTTACTGCTGGCAGAATTTGCGAAAAGCCTTCCCCATATTAATTTACAATTTGAGGAATTGCCTAACCATAAATTAGTCCATGAATTAAATAATGGTACGCTGGATGCTGCTTTTGTAAGAACTTGGCTGCATCCTGAAAAACTGGAAGAAAAACTGATTCTCTCAGAAAAATTCGTAGCAGTTTTACCTATAGCACATTCACTAGCAGCAAAAAATAAGATTTCTGTTAAAGAACTGGTTAATGAACAATTTATCACATTTACACGTGAATGTGGCCCCACCATATTCGATAGTTTTTTAGTCTTATGTTCAAATGCAGGGTTTACACCACAAATCTCACATCATGCTTCCCAGCTAAATTCAGTGCTAAGATTAGTGGAAAGTGGTTTTGGTATTTCGCTTTTACCTGAGCATGTGGAAAAAGGATATGCATTACAGCTAAAATTCATTCCCCTGGAAAACACAGAAGAAACAGTCCCACTGATTATGTTAAACAGGAAAGAGAATCCAAATCCGGCCCTGCTGCACTTGCAGAATTACCTGGCTAAATCTTCGTCAAAAGAGAATAAGATTGCCGGAAAATGA
- a CDS encoding PAS domain-containing protein, which yields MKKYLDLFQNAPVAMAILDAKTLRLNSANSAMLQLLRKEKSVLGKKLLEFLPEIAEQSCPDLIYEVIRTGRPHSEIGAKFYSIHNGKAETVFVDYSYTPILGKDSKVVSVLVVGTDVSEREMSKKYRLEADRNLRALVMSAPVAMAVFNGFDFQIQSINERMLDLWNHNHKTCIRELEHVYHNGVSFTSEYNQICYSYTPLRDDKGNTTGVVMVGNKKE from the coding sequence ATGAAGAAATACCTGGACTTATTTCAGAATGCTCCGGTTGCTATGGCAATACTGGATGCAAAAACCTTAAGACTTAATTCGGCAAATTCTGCCATGCTGCAACTGCTGAGGAAAGAGAAATCAGTATTGGGCAAGAAACTTCTGGAGTTTCTCCCTGAAATTGCAGAACAATCTTGTCCGGATTTGATTTATGAGGTAATTCGTACAGGGAGGCCGCATAGCGAAATAGGAGCTAAGTTTTATTCAATACATAACGGCAAGGCTGAAACAGTTTTTGTGGATTATAGTTACACACCAATTTTAGGTAAAGATAGTAAGGTCGTCTCAGTTTTGGTGGTCGGGACGGATGTGAGTGAAAGGGAGATGAGTAAGAAATATCGGCTGGAAGCGGATCGTAATTTACGTGCGCTGGTGATGTCTGCGCCGGTAGCCATGGCTGTATTTAATGGTTTCGACTTTCAGATTCAGTCTATCAATGAAAGAATGCTGGATTTATGGAATCATAACCATAAAACATGTATCAGAGAACTGGAACATGTTTATCATAATGGAGTATCTTTTACTTCAGAATATAATCAAATATGTTATAGTTATACGCCACTAAGAGATGACAAAGGTAATACAACCGGAGTGGTCATGGTTGGAAACAAAAAGGAATAA
- a CDS encoding SH3 domain-containing protein yields the protein MALQDKYKALTDAATAAGISDLAVREQDGVLYIDGTAPDGAAKDHLWDVYNQIDPNFAGGDLVLNVNVAVDAAVTQAKVITESSNLNIRKGPGTDQPIVGKAAHGEVITLVNRSNDLWWLVRTNDGEEGYCYAKYLEPQA from the coding sequence ATGGCATTACAAGATAAATATAAAGCATTAACTGATGCAGCAACTGCGGCAGGAATCTCTGACCTTGCGGTACGTGAGCAGGATGGCGTATTGTATATAGATGGAACTGCTCCTGATGGCGCGGCTAAAGATCATCTTTGGGATGTTTACAACCAGATCGACCCTAATTTTGCAGGTGGAGATTTAGTTTTAAATGTAAATGTTGCGGTTGATGCAGCAGTAACTCAGGCCAAAGTCATTACAGAAAGCAGTAACCTGAATATCCGTAAAGGACCAGGTACTGATCAGCCAATAGTTGGTAAGGCAGCACATGGAGAAGTCATTACACTGGTTAACAGAAGTAATGATTTATGGTGGCTGGTACGCACCAATGATGGGGAAGAAGGTTATTGCTATGCAAAATACCTCGAGCCTCAGGCTTAA
- a CDS encoding VOC family protein, with the protein MILNKMERKKFIQTATLGAAAVLTGSAISLNAKTKTMENISSKNKGFSRANHVGIVVANLDKSIAFYEALTGLKVTNVDQIGGDRMAQVLGLKKTLIRYANLHLENINMDLLEYEQPEPVKAHYENNQISAMHLCFEVDNIQDAVKRLKDAGIKLSGEPIIFEAADGLKSGFGTAVAYFDDPDGTHLEIIEPQGPFKRERQ; encoded by the coding sequence ATGATATTAAATAAAATGGAACGTAAAAAATTCATACAAACAGCAACTCTTGGGGCAGCAGCAGTACTTACAGGCAGTGCGATTTCTTTAAATGCTAAAACTAAAACAATGGAAAATATATCTTCAAAAAATAAAGGATTCAGCAGGGCTAACCATGTTGGGATCGTAGTGGCAAATCTTGATAAATCTATCGCTTTTTATGAAGCCTTAACAGGTCTTAAAGTGACTAATGTTGACCAGATTGGCGGCGACCGGATGGCACAGGTACTTGGTCTGAAAAAAACACTGATCCGCTATGCTAATCTTCATCTTGAAAATATCAATATGGATTTATTAGAATATGAGCAGCCTGAGCCTGTTAAAGCACATTATGAGAACAATCAGATCAGCGCAATGCATTTGTGTTTTGAGGTTGATAATATTCAGGATGCGGTGAAACGTTTAAAAGATGCAGGAATCAAATTGTCAGGAGAGCCTATCATTTTTGAAGCAGCAGACGGATTGAAATCTGGTTTTGGTACAGCGGTAGCTTATTTTGATGATCCGGACGGAACACATCTTGAAATTATTGAACCACAGGGGCCTTTCAAAAGAGAGCGTCAATAA
- a CDS encoding BON domain-containing protein, which produces MKTTKLFMSAAVVATLFFAACSPKDGDIQTAVKAKEAAEVSVTVTKGEVTLTGEVADEAEKAKAETIARAEKGVKSVVNNLTIKPVLSSAPVVIAEDSTLTKNVADATKDFPTVQTSVKDGVVTLKGEISKSSLVKLMQQLSVLKPKKIDNQLTVK; this is translated from the coding sequence ATGAAAACAACAAAACTATTTATGAGTGCGGCTGTAGTCGCAACGCTGTTTTTTGCAGCTTGTTCACCAAAGGATGGGGACATTCAAACGGCTGTAAAAGCTAAAGAAGCTGCTGAAGTTAGTGTAACTGTTACTAAAGGTGAAGTTACTTTAACTGGTGAAGTAGCTGATGAAGCTGAAAAAGCAAAAGCTGAAACAATCGCCAGAGCTGAAAAAGGCGTAAAATCAGTAGTAAATAATCTGACTATTAAGCCAGTATTATCTTCAGCGCCTGTTGTAATCGCAGAAGATTCAACACTGACCAAAAATGTAGCTGACGCAACTAAAGATTTTCCTACAGTTCAAACTTCAGTTAAAGATGGTGTAGTTACCTTAAAAGGTGAAATCAGCAAATCTTCACTGGTAAAATTAATGCAACAGTTGTCTGTGTTAAAACCGAAGAAAATTGATAATCAATTAACTGTAAAATAA